In Oryza sativa Japonica Group chromosome 3, ASM3414082v1, one DNA window encodes the following:
- the LOC4332290 gene encoding protein CHAPERONE-LIKE PROTEIN OF POR1, chloroplastic produces the protein MLAHSLAINPSRAARCPVTSRASSAPLGLVSSLAFSRGRKESVKLFINVDRYTKYSTPFCYAPRNTRITPLATASFGDTADSSTPIFPRIHVKDPYQRLGISREASEEEIRAARNFLINKYAGHKPSVDAIESAHDRIIMQSFSDRKKPKVDLKKKYRELTQSRPVKAIQGRFQTPSSKVIWQTAITFVLLGVLTLVFPTEEGPTLQVAISCAANIYFIYQRLKSGWRTFFYGFGSFFASWFLATFLMVSVIPPILPGPRNLEVSTACVTYALLFVSSAFLK, from the exons ATGTTGGCACATAGTCTAGCAATCAATCCTTCAAGGGCTGCTCGATGTCCGGTTACTTCGAGGGCGTCGAGTGCACCCTTGGGACTTGTCTCTTCGTTGGCCTTCAGCAGGGGACGTAAGGAAAGTGTTAAACTTTTCATCAATGTGGATAG ATACACAAAGTATAGTACTCCTTTCTGTTATGCACCGCGAAACACCAGAATCACACCGCTTGCTACTGCATCATTTGGTGACACAGCTGACTCGTCAACTC CCATCTTTCCTAGAATCCATGTGAAGGATCCCTATCAGCGACTTGGAATCAGCAGGGAAGCATCTGAAGAAGAAATTCGAGCTGCCAGGAATTTTCTGATAAACAAGTATGCAGGGCATAAGCCAAGTGTTGATGCAATTGAGTCTGCCCATGACAGAATCATCATGCAGAGTTTCTCTGATAGAAAAAAACCAAAAGTGGATCTCAAGAAAAAGTATAGGGAACTTACTCAGTCACGTCCAGTCAAGGCTATTCAGGGAAGATTTCAAACACCTTCTAGTAAAGTGATTTGGCAGACAGCAATAACTTTTGTATTGCTTGGAGTGCTTACCCTTGTTTTCCCTACTGAAGAAGGGCCAACTCTCCAGGTGGCCATCTCTTGTGCAGCAAATATCTATTTCATTTATCAGAGGCTGAAAAGTGGATGGCGAACATTCTTTTATGG GTTCGGATCCTTCTTTGCTTCCTGGTTCCTTGCCACATTCTTGATGGTTTCTGTAATTCCGCCTATACTGCCTGGTCCAAGAAACTTGGAAGTGAGCACTGCATGTGTTACTTATGCACTCCTTTTTGTATCATCGGCCTTCCTGAAGTAG
- the LOC4332289 gene encoding beta-galactosidase 6: MHHHPHPRERDTAAFAPAAPLASLVAAAECVPFISVPPRHSNQQLLFFFFFFFFFFFFFSFASPTEQLCSSFLLLLLVIVRTSAGDNRTTPNGAAAAVMAAATVGVLLRLLLLPVVVVVSLLVGASRAANVTYDHRAVVIDGVRRVLVSGSIHYPRSTPDMWPGLIQKSKDGGLDVIETYVFWDIHEAVRGQYDFEGRKDLVRFVKAVADAGLYVHLRIGPYVCAEWNYGGFPVWLHFVPGIKFRTDNEAFKAEMQRFTEKVVDTMKGAGLYASQGGPIILSQIENEYGNIDSAYGAAGKAYMRWAAGMAVSLDTGVPWVMCQQSDAPDPLINTCNGFYCDQFTPNSKSKPKMWTENWSGWFLSFGGAVPYRPAEDLAFAVARFYQRGGTFQNYYMYHGGTNFGRSTGGPFIATSYDYDAPIDEYGMVRQPKWGHLRDVHKAIKLCEPALIAAEPSYSSLGQNTEATVYQTADNSICAAFLANVDAQSDKTVKFNGNTYKLPAWSVSILPDCKNVVLNTAQINSQVTTSEMRSLGSSIQDTDDSLITPELATAGWSYAIEPVGITKENALTKPGLMEQINTTADASDFLWYSTSIVVKGDEPYLNGSQSNLLVNSLGHVLQIYINGKLAGSAKGSASSSLISLQTPVTLVPGKNKIDLLSTTVGLSNYGAFFDLVGAGVTGPVKLSGPNGALNLSSTDWTYQIGLRGEDLHLYNPSEASPEWVSDNAYPTNQPLIWYKTKFTAPAGDDPVAIDFTGMGKGEAWVNGQSIGRYWPTNLAPQSGCVNSCNYRGAYSSNKCLKKCGQPSQTLYHVPRSFLQPGSNDLVLFEQFGGDPSMISFTTRQTSSICAHVSEMHPAQIDSWISPQQTSQTQGPALRLECPREGQVISNIKFASFGTPSGTCGNYNHGECSSSQALAVVQEACVGMTNCSVPVSSNNFGDPCSGVTKSLVVEAACS; encoded by the exons ATGCACCACCACCCGCATCCGCGGGAAAGAGACACAGCCGCTTTCGCTCCCGCTGCTCCGCTAGCGAGCCTCGTCGCTGCCGCTGAGTGCGTGCCATTTATTTCCGTCCCGCCGCGCCACTCCAACCAGcaactcctcttcttcttcttcttcttcttcttcttcttcttcttcttttcttttgcctctcccaccGAGCAACTCTGTTCTTCCTTCCTCCTGCTGCTCCTCGTCATCGTCCGCACTAGCGCCGGTGATAATAGAACGACACCgaacggggcggcggcggcagtaaTGGCGGCAGCCACGGTGGGtgtgctgctgcggctgctgctcctccccgtggtggtggtggtaagcctcctcgtcggcgcgtCGCGGGCGGCGAACGTGACGTACGACCACCGCGCGGTGGTCATCGACGGCGTGCGACGCGTGCTCGTCTCCGGGTCCATCCACTACCCGCGGAGCACCCCCGAC ATGTGGCCGGGGCTGATCCAGAAGTCCAAGGACGGCGGCCTGGACGTCATCGAGACGTACGTCTTCTGGGACATTCACGAGGCCGTCCGGGGACAG tacGACTTCGAGGGCAGGAAGGACCTCGTCAGGTTCGTGaaggccgtcgccgacgccggcctctACGTGCACCTCAGGATCGGGCCGTACGTCTGCGCCGAGTGGAACTACGG AGGGTTTCCGGTATGGCTGCACTTCGTGCCGGGGATCAAGTTCCGGACGGACAACGAGGCGTTCAAGGCGGAGATGCAGCGGTTCACGGAGAAGGTGGTGGACACGATGAAGGGCGCGGGGCTGTACGCGTCGCAGGGCGGGCCGATCATCCTGTCGCAGATCGAGAACGAGTACGGCAACATCGACTCGGCGTACGGCGCCGCCGGGAAGGCCTACATGCGGTGGGCCGCCGGGATGGCCGTCTCCCTCGACACCGGCGTGCCGTGGGTCATGTGCCAGCAGTCCGACGCCCCCGACCCCCTC ATCAACACGTGCAACGGGTTCTACTGCGACCAGTTCACGCCGAACTCCAAGAGCAAGCCCAAGATGTGGACGGAGAACTGGAGCGGGTGGTTCCTCTCCTTCGGCGGCGCCGTGCCGTACCGGCCGGCCGAGGACCTCGCCTTCGCCGTCGCGCGATTCTACCAGCGCGGCGGCACGTTCCAGAACTATTACATG TACCACGGGGGGACCAACTTCGGACGAAGCACGGGAGGGCCATTCATCGCCACGAGCTACGACTACGATGCTCCTATTGATGAGTATG GGATGGTCAGGCAGCCAAAGTGGGGCCACTTAAGGGATGTGCACAAGGCAATAAAGCTGTGCGAACCAGCACTCATAGCAGCTGAGCCATCATATAGTTCTTTGGGTCAAAATACTGAG GCAACCGTATATCAGACTGCTGACAATTCAATATGCGCAGCATTCCTTGCCAACGTGGATGCTCAGTCTGATAAAACTGTCAAATTCAACGGAAACACGTATAAGCTCCCTGCCTGGTCTGTAAGCATCCTTCCTGACTGCAAAAATGTGGTATTGAACACAGCCCAG ATCAATTCTCAGGTAACAACTTCAGAAATGAGAAGCCTGGGATCAAGTATCCAAGATACTGATGATTCATTAATCACACCGGAACTTGCTACAGCTGGCTGGAGTTATGCCATAGAGCCTGTTGGTATTACAAAGGAGAACGCCTTGACGAAACCTGGACTGATGGAGCAGATAAACACCACAGCCGATGCCAGTGATTTCCTGTGGTACTCAACAAG CATCGTTGTCAAAGGTGATGAACCATATCTAAACGGCAGCCAGTCCAATCTGCTTGTCAACTCACTTGGACATGTTCTTCAGATCTACATCAATGGCAAACTAGCAG GAAGTGCTAAGGGCAGTGCTAGCAGCTCGCTCATCTCATTGCAGACACCAGTTACACTTgtacctgggaagaacaaaatAGATCTTCTGAGCACAACAGTTGGGCTATCG AATTATGGTGCATTCTTTGACCTGGTTGGCGCTGGAGTCACTGGTCCAGTAAAGTTGAGTGGACCAAATGGTGCCCTTAATCTATCTTCTACAGATTGGACATACCAG ATTGGACTCAGAGGAGAAGACTTGCATCTGTATAATCCTTCAGAAGCCTCACCAGAATGGGTTTCAGACAACGCATACCCGACCAACCAACCATTGATATGGTACAAG ACCAAGTTTACGGCTCCTGCAGGTGATGACCCTGTTGCCATAGACTTCACAGGAATGGGGAAAGGGGAGGCATGGGTGAATGGCCAGAGCATTGGTCGCTACTGGCCAACAAATTTGGCTCCACAAAGTGGCTGTGTAAACTCATGCAACTACAGAGGAGCTTATAGTTCGAACAAGTGCCTAAAGAAATGTGGGCAGCCATCACAAACTCT GTACCACGTGCCCAGGTCATTTCTCCAACCTGGTAGCAATGATCTAGTCCTCTTTGAGCAGTTTGGTGGTGATCCAAGCATGATATCCTTCACAACAAGGCAGACAAGTAGTATATGTGCACATGTTTCAGAGATGCATCCAGCCCAAATCGATAGCTGGATCTCTCCCCAACAGACGTCTCAGACGCAGGGACCAGCACTTCGCCTGGAGTGCCCTAGAGAAGGTCAGGTCATCAGCAACATCAAGTTTGCAAGCTTTGGGACACCGAGTGGCACCTGTGGGAACTACAACCATGGTGAATGCAGCAGCTCTCAGGCTCTTGCAGTTGTTCAAGAG GCCTGTGTTGGAATGACCAATTGCAGTGTTCCAGTGTCATCGAATAACTTTGGAGATCCATGCAGTGGGGTCACAAAAAGTCTAGTGGTGGAAGCTGCATGCTCCTGA
- the LOC4332287 gene encoding probable E3 ubiquitin-protein ligase LOG2 yields the protein MGNAGSNGGGGSPGHRRRGSAAQGHGHHQVHGHHHQPSSPPPPPPPESSPSHYVFAAATPYPPPQYTNPNLPRYYPQYGNYYPPPPSLQVPLPAPYDHHHRGGGAGVPAGGEFPPSAHPQHYPGWPGVSGRPHPCGLQPAMPTPYVEHQKAITIRNDVNLKKETLRIEPDEECPGRFLVAFTFDATLAGSMTVYFFAKEELNCNLTAVKEDLIKPVTVSFKEGLGQKFRQPSGTGINFSVFEDSELLKQGDMDVYPLAVKAETTMPVDQKLEGEDQKMKTPNSQITQALFEKKESGDYQVRVASQILWVNGTRYELQEIYGIGNSVEGDADANDPGKECVICLSEPRDTTVLPCRHMCMCSECAKVLRYQTTRCPICRQPVERLLEIKVNNKAEEQQQPSPDSPIKVNSKAEEHQQQPSQSLPIPHREEV from the exons ATGGGCAACGCCGGTAGCAACGGCGGAGGGGGTTCCCCTGGTCACCGCCGACGAGGCTCCGCCGCCCAGGGCCACGGCCACCATCAGGtccacggccaccaccaccagccgtcctcgcctcccccgcctccgccgccggagtcGTCCCCGAGCCACTACgtgttcgccgccgccacgccgtacCCTCCGCCGCAGTACACCAACCCCAACCTGCCGCGGTACTACCCTCAGTACGGGAACTactacccgccgccgccgtccctgcAGGTGCCCCTCCCGGCGCCGTACGACCACCACcacaggggcggcggcgcgggggtgcCCGCCGGAGGGGAGTTCCCGCCGTCGGCGCACCCGCAACACTACCCGGGGTGGCCTGGGGTCTCTGGGCGGCCGCACCCCTGCGGATTGCAGCCGGCCATGCCGACGCCGTACGTCGAGCACCAGAAGGCTATCACAATCCGCAACGACGTCAACCTCAAGAAGGAGACTCTTCGGATTGAGCCTGATGAGGAGTGCCCGGGCCGCTTCCTCGTCGCCTTCACCTTTGACGCCACCCTTGCTGGAAG CATGACTGTTTACTTCTTTGCAAAAGAAGAGCTCAACTGCAATCTAACGGCGGTGAAAGAAGACCTGATTAAGCCTGTTACTGTAAGCTTCAAAGAGGGTCTTGGTCAGAAGTTCAGACAGCCTTCTGGCACTGGAATCAACTTCTCCGTGTTTGAGGATTCCGAGTTATTGAAGCAGGGGGACATGGATGTATATCCACTTGCAGTTAAAGCTGAAACAACCATGCCTGTTGATCAAAAGTTGGAAGGAGAAGATCAAAAGATGAAAACTCCAAACTCACAGATCACACAGGCTCtgtttgaaaagaaagaaagcgGTGATTATCAAGTTCGAGTTGCTAGCCAGATCCTTTGGGTCAATGGAACTAGGTATGAGTTGCAGGAAATATATGGAATAGGAAACTCGGTGGAAGGCGATGCTGATGCCAATGATCCTGGGAAAGAATGTGTTATTTGCCTCTCGGAGCCAAGGGATACTACCGTTCTCCCATGTAGGCATATG TGTATGTGCAGCGAGTGTGCCAAGGTCCTGAGGTACCAGACGACCCGGTGCCCGATCTGCCGACAGCCCGTTGAGCGGCTACTTGAGATCAAAGTCAACAACAAAGCtgaagagcagcagcagccgtcaCCCGATTCACCGATCAAAGTCAACAGCAAAGCCGAagagcatcagcagcagccatCCCAATCGCTGCCAATCCCACACAGGGAAGAGGTGTAG
- the LOC4332288 gene encoding protein FAR1-RELATED SEQUENCE 6: protein MGEGSERPRSSRAARARNPSFEVEVVVEEEEEDEEEAAVAAARRVKREVADDLNGEPAEEEDDDEEEVVVEEDEEVVVASDEEGGDGEADGGGEVAVAFEPRTLEEALVPRVGAVFDSVDEAFSLYKTYAYRTGFHAVRRTCHNYEGLRYRSTFTCTHGGKARADASPSDGSGARYPLRSSKRAANAQEKRARRGAAEKTGCKAMLIIRDRRADDKWKVEFVELEHNHPCTPDMVRFLKAYREMPDSAKKKAKISDEMDDRVEKSLSEIAETRKFPTRPKRSVGGGASVGGFRFSRSDSFVQRFGDDDLIALKKFIEAMQRKKPNFIHYWDLDQETHVKNFFWTDSRSQAQYRYFGDVITLDVMYLQHSRASLPLATILGVNNHGHLVLLGCGLLCSDKKENYVWLLKRWLGCMNGKPPEAITTTYSDAVAEAVAEVLPNARHRFCFWHILKKLQENVGRTNEKEAISLRFKEVVYDTVTLTDFEREWGPMVEQYKLKDNDWFSALYSCRKQWAPGYVNHSFWAGTSAIRKVEKPDPYFDGVVTTKTTLPVFLEQYETTLRGKLEREAYDDLRSYYSRLTSLSGLPFEEQLMELYTVPMFQAFQDEIKQLIHVICKEVDRSGNSITYMASELIQGKKVNYTVVYNSADKDVWCICRSFPSRGILCSHALSVLKQENVLMLPSKYILNRWRKDFRVLHATASSSSISSDRDLSIFNDLYVRGHEYLEDVIDIGAREPELKEFVLTVMKEAKDKLVRPDHIHQADQRVDVNMSVTGQVSADRGVDVNISSNSTSLIQGDRRVDTNVTSNTTAMVHGHGDSMTSNTTAMIRGDRRVEMKIPTPHLIHGDGRIDMNMASPLLMQRDRRVDMNMASPHMIQGDRRVDMNLASPHFIQSDRRVDMNLASSHLIQGDRRVDMNMTSPHLIQGDTRVDMNMVSTAQNGMHSFDLVNVNLESGPLPMAATDFMQMHQHPPVYHPKQLLNMRDQVMDTNKRPNMETNTYFMGGGMHVG, encoded by the coding sequence ATGGGGGAGGGTTCGGAGAGGCCTcgctcctcccgcgccgcgcgtgcgcgaaaccctagctttgaggtggaggtggtggtggaggaggaggaggaggatgaggaggaagcGGCTGTGGCTGCGGCTAGGCGTGTCAAGAGGGAGGTCGCGGATGACCTGAACGGGGAgcccgcggaggaggaggatgacgacgaggaggaggtggtggtggaggaggacgaggaggtggTTGTCgcctccgacgaggagggcggcgacggggaggcggacggcggcggcgaagtggcTGTGGCCTTCGAGCCGCGCACGCTGGAGGAGGCCCTCGTTCCGCGCGTGGGTGCGGTGTTCGACTCTGTGGACGAGGCCTTCTCGCTCTACAAGACCTACGCCTACCGCACAGGCTTCCACGCGGTGCGCCGGACCTGCCACAACTACGAGGGGCTCCGCTACCGCTCTACCTTTACCTGCACTCATGGTGGCAAGGCCCGGGCTGACGCCAGCCCGTCTGATGGCTCAGGCGCCCGCTACCCACTCCGCAGCAGCAAGCGTGCGGCCAACGCCCAGGAGAAGAGGGCTCGTCGCGGTGCGGCTGAGAAGACAGGATGCAAGGCGATGTTGATCATCCGTGACAGGCGGGCGGATGATAAGTGGAAGGTGGAGTTCGTTGAGTTGGAGCATAACCATCCGTGTACACCTGACATGGTGAGGTTCTTGAAGGCTTACAGGGAAATGCCTGACTCAGCTAAGAAGAAGGCCAAGATTTCTGATGAGATGGATGATAGGGTGGAGAAATCGCTGAGCGAGATTGCTGAGACCAGGAAGTTCCCAACTCGGCCCAAGCGGAGTGTTGGTGGTGGAGCCTCTGTTGGTGGGTTCAGGTTTAGTAGAAGCGACAGTTTTGTGCAGCGGTTTGGGGATGATGACCTTATTGCACTGAAGAAGTTTATTGAGGCGATGCAGCGCAAGAAGCCAAACTTTATCCACTACTGGGATCTTGATCAGGAAACTCATGTGAAGAATTTTTTCTGGACTGACTCGAGGTCCCAGGCACAATACCGTTATTTTGGTGACGTCATTACACTTGACGTGATGTATTTACAGCATTCGCGTGCTAGCCTTCCATTGGCCACAATCCTTGGGGTGAACAACCATGGTCACCTTGTTCTGCTTGGTTGTGGTCTGCTTTGCAGTGACAAGAAGGAAAACTATGTTTGGCTGTTGAAGAGGTGGTTGGGCTGTATGAATGGCAAGCCACCAGAGGCGATCACAACCACCTATTCAGATGCCGTTGCAGAAGCTGTGGCTGAGGTGTTGCCAAATGCGAGGCACCGTTTCTGTTTTTGGCATATCTTGAAAAAACTCCAAGAGAATGTCGGACGCACAAATGAGAAAGAGGCAATTTCCTTGAGATTCAAGGAGGTTGTTTATGACACAGTCACACTTACAGACTTTGAGAGAGAGTGGGGGCCCATGGTTGAGCAGTACAAGCTCAAAGACAATGACTGGTTCTCTGCTTTGTACAGCTGCCGGAAACAATGGGCACCTGGTTATGTCAACCATTCATTTTGGGCTGGCACTTCTGCTATTAGGAAGGTCGAGAAACCAGATCCATACTTTGATGGCGTGGTGACAACTAAAACTACCCTACCAGTTTTCCTTGAGCAATACGAGACTACTCTGAGAGGGAAGCTGGAAAGGGAGGCATATGATGATTTGCGCTCCTATTACTCTAGGCTCACTTCGCTGTCGGGATTACCCTTTGAGGAACAACTCATGGAGCTCTACACAGTACCTATGTTCCAAGCATTCCAAGACGAGATCAAACAATTAATACACGTGATTTGTAAAGAGGTAGACAGGAGTGGAAATTCAATTACCTACATGGCTAGTGAGTTGATACAGGGAAAGAAGGTCAACTATACAGTTGTCTACAACAGTGCTGACAAGGATGTCTGGTGCATTTGTCGCTCCTTTCCGTCACGAGGCATCCTTTGCAGCCATGCTCTCTCCGTTCTTAAGCAAGAGAATGTGTTAATGCTGCCATCAAAGTATATCCTCAATCGTTGGAGAAAGGATTTTAGAGTACTTCATGCAACTGCAAGTTCCAGTTCTATATCATCTGATAGAGATTTGAGCATTTTCAATGATCTCTATGTCCGTGGCCACGAGTATTTAGAAGATGTCATTGACATTGGAGCCAGAGAACCTGAGCTCAAAGAGTTTGTGTTGACAGTTATGAAGGAAGCGAAGGACAAACTAGTTAGGCCTGACCATATTCATCAAGCTGATCAGCGGGTTGATGTAAATATGTCAGTGACTGGCCAAGTGTCCGCAGATAGAGGAGTAGATGTGAACATTTCATCAAATAGCACATCCCTGATTCAGGGAGACAGAAGGGTTGATACAAATGTGACCTCAAACACCACAGCCATGGTTCATGGTCATGGGGATTCCATGACATCAAACACCACAGCTATGATTCGTGGGGATAGAAGAGTTGAGATGAAGATCCCAACGCCCCACCTTATTCATGGAGACGGAAGAATTGACATGAACATGGCATCCCCTCTCTTGATGCAGAGGGACAGAAGAGTTGACATGAACATGGCCTCCCCACACATGATACAGGGGGACAGAAGAGTTGATATGAACTTGGCATCACCACACTTTATACAAAGCGACAGAAGGGTTGATATGAACCTGGCATCTTCGCATCTGATACAAGGGGACAGAAGAGTTGATATGAATATGACATCCCCTCACTTGATACAAGGTGACACCAGAGTGGATATGAATATGGTATCTACTGCTCAGAATGGAATGCACTCTTTTGATTTGGTGAATGTGAACCTAGAAAGTGGTCCTTTGCCAATGGCTGCAACTGATTTCATGCAAATGCATCAGCACCCACCCGTTTACCATCCAAAACAACTCCTCAATATGAGAGATCAGGTGATGGACACAAATAAGAGGCCCAATATGGAAACAAACACATACTTTATGGGAGGTGGAATGCATGTGGGATAG